A single window of [Clostridium] hylemonae DSM 15053 DNA harbors:
- a CDS encoding DeoR/GlpR family DNA-binding transcription regulator, with the protein MKKERHARIIELLENRMVCTPKELADELACSEMTVRRDLNELEAISLVRRKHGCAFLVKAAKPNYFLEQIDEQQYEKEAIAKAALQFVHPYSVICIDSGTTAHTVSRFLPDNIPLSVITSNLMTAVELSNKENIQTYLVGGMLYHRTKSIMTESAELLTQHPADVAFISARAFRIPGGAFEHTYPLVATKKALVSIARKTVLLIDHTKCEHVSLCNSIPLNQIDVMITDNKTSPEIIKKAVGLKKEVIVVDPETSAIEHHYKV; encoded by the coding sequence ATGAAAAAAGAACGGCACGCCCGGATCATCGAACTGCTGGAGAACCGTATGGTATGCACACCGAAGGAACTGGCAGACGAACTCGCCTGCAGTGAAATGACTGTCAGAAGGGATCTGAACGAACTGGAGGCTATCAGCCTCGTACGCAGAAAGCATGGCTGCGCCTTCCTCGTGAAAGCCGCAAAACCGAATTATTTTCTCGAACAGATCGACGAGCAGCAGTATGAAAAGGAAGCGATCGCAAAGGCTGCCCTGCAGTTCGTTCATCCATACAGCGTCATCTGTATAGACTCCGGCACGACCGCCCACACGGTCTCACGCTTCCTTCCGGACAACATTCCGCTGTCTGTCATAACTTCTAATCTCATGACTGCGGTAGAACTGTCCAACAAGGAGAACATCCAGACATATCTCGTCGGGGGGATGCTGTACCACAGGACAAAGTCCATCATGACCGAATCCGCCGAGCTGCTCACACAGCACCCCGCGGACGTGGCATTCATATCCGCCAGAGCCTTCCGCATCCCCGGCGGCGCGTTTGAGCACACCTACCCACTCGTGGCCACAAAAAAAGCGCTCGTGTCTATTGCCCGGAAAACGGTACTTCTCATCGACCACACGAAATGCGAGCACGTGTCGCTGTGCAATTCGATCCCGCTGAACCAGATAGACGTGATGATCACGGACAACAAAACGTCGCCCGAGATCATCAAGAAGGCGGTGGGGCTTAAAAAAGAAGTCATTGTCGTCGATCCGGAGACCTCTGCCATTGAGCATCATTACAAAGTATAA
- a CDS encoding FGGY-family carbohydrate kinase produces MSDKFIISIDQSTQGTKALLFDGSGSLIRRTDKPHRQIVNEKGWVSHDPEEIYHNTIEVVTRLVTESGIAKEQIAGVGISNQRETSLAWERSTGAPLGQAIVWQCARAADICERVEKLGAAEQIRARTGMNLSPYFPASKIAWILEHVDGAKEKAAAGDICHGTIDSWLIYRLTGRTSYKTDYSNASRTQLFNIFTLRWDEEICGLFGIDPANLAEVCDSNADFGETDFEGLLPRPVPIHGVLGDSHGSLFGQGCRKPGMIKSTYGTGSSIMMNIGEEPVLSTHGVVTSLAWSMSGKVNYVLEGNLNYTGAVITWLKDDLRLISSPQETEALAREAVKDDRLYLVPAFSGLGAPYWDSRAAAAIVGMTRTTGRAEVARAGVECIAYQITDIVKAMSEDAKVKVEELRVDGGPTRNSYLMQFQSDIAEAAVQVPDSEELSGIGPAYAAGLALGVWDERIFNKLKRVKYEPKMDGALRDRKYEGWKAAVGTILTR; encoded by the coding sequence ATGTCAGACAAATTTATTATCAGCATAGACCAGAGCACGCAGGGGACAAAGGCCCTTCTCTTTGACGGGAGCGGAAGTCTCATCCGGAGAACGGATAAGCCCCACAGGCAGATCGTGAATGAAAAGGGATGGGTCTCCCACGATCCGGAGGAGATCTACCACAATACCATTGAGGTGGTAACACGGCTTGTGACGGAATCCGGCATTGCGAAGGAGCAGATCGCCGGTGTCGGCATCAGCAACCAGCGGGAGACGTCCCTTGCGTGGGAGCGCTCCACCGGCGCCCCTCTCGGGCAGGCCATCGTCTGGCAGTGCGCCAGGGCCGCGGATATCTGTGAGCGGGTGGAGAAGCTCGGCGCGGCGGAGCAGATCCGCGCCAGGACCGGCATGAACCTGTCCCCCTACTTCCCGGCCTCCAAGATCGCCTGGATCCTGGAACACGTGGACGGGGCAAAGGAGAAGGCGGCCGCGGGCGATATCTGCCACGGCACCATCGACAGCTGGCTCATCTACAGACTGACGGGCAGAACGTCCTACAAGACGGATTACTCCAACGCATCGAGGACCCAGCTCTTTAACATCTTCACGCTGCGCTGGGATGAGGAGATCTGCGGCCTGTTCGGCATCGACCCGGCCAACCTGGCTGAGGTGTGCGACTCCAACGCCGACTTCGGAGAGACGGACTTTGAGGGGCTGCTCCCGAGGCCCGTGCCGATACACGGGGTGCTGGGCGATTCCCACGGCTCCCTGTTCGGCCAGGGCTGCCGGAAGCCGGGCATGATAAAGTCCACGTACGGAACCGGCTCCTCGATCATGATGAACATCGGGGAAGAACCGGTGCTCAGCACCCACGGGGTCGTAACCTCCCTGGCGTGGAGCATGAGCGGGAAGGTGAACTACGTGCTGGAAGGGAACCTGAACTACACCGGAGCGGTCATCACCTGGCTGAAGGACGACTTGAGACTCATCAGCTCCCCGCAGGAGACGGAAGCGCTGGCGCGGGAGGCGGTGAAGGACGACCGGCTGTATCTTGTCCCGGCCTTCTCGGGCCTTGGAGCGCCGTACTGGGACAGCCGCGCGGCGGCGGCCATCGTCGGGATGACGAGGACGACGGGAAGAGCGGAAGTAGCGCGGGCAGGAGTGGAATGCATCGCCTACCAGATCACAGACATCGTAAAAGCGATGAGCGAGGACGCGAAGGTGAAAGTGGAGGAGCTGCGTGTGGACGGAGGTCCGACGAGAAACAGCTACCTGATGCAGTTCCAGAGCGACATTGCGGAGGCGGCGGTGCAGGTGCCGGATTCGGAAGAGCTGTCGGGCATCGGCCCGGCGTACGCGGCAGGACTTGCCCTCGGCGTGTGGGACGAGCGCATTTTCAATAAGTTAAAGCGGGTAAAATATGAGCCGAAAATGGACGGCGCATTGAGAGATAGAAAGTATGAAGGCTGGAAAGCAGCAGTTGGAACTATATTAACGAGGTAA
- a CDS encoding ABC transporter permease, producing MGKKIIDFFKSTAGMVLIVTILVGIAVHAATGNFFTAYNISTLTRAASFIIIISFGQTIVLLTGGIDLSVAAIGSVSSMFAATFMVEMGMNSYLAILISCLLGVVFGAVNGFFIAYLKITPFIVTLATGEIYKGIVYIITRGMPIVGVPDDAQFIANGVIGGILPTIVIIMLIICVILTVMLRRTKFGRHIFALGGNRNCAKIVGIKTERVEMLVYCLSGLLAATAGVLMTCKLASFQASIGANWVMPSVTASVLGGTSMTGGIGGVVGTVIGGLLSGTISTSITLLRVSSYWETVVTGGVVLIAVVIDAMKENPVMREKMVRMFKRK from the coding sequence ATGGGTAAAAAAATTATTGATTTCTTTAAATCTACTGCAGGAATGGTCCTCATAGTGACAATTCTTGTAGGAATTGCGGTACACGCCGCCACCGGCAACTTTTTCACAGCATATAACATCAGTACGCTGACACGTGCGGCATCCTTTATCATCATCATCAGTTTTGGGCAGACGATCGTACTTCTGACAGGCGGCATCGACCTTTCCGTTGCGGCGATCGGCTCGGTCAGCAGTATGTTTGCCGCTACATTCATGGTCGAGATGGGAATGAATTCATACCTTGCGATCCTTATTTCCTGTCTTCTCGGCGTTGTGTTCGGAGCTGTAAACGGATTCTTTATCGCATACTTGAAGATCACTCCGTTCATCGTAACGCTGGCGACCGGTGAGATCTACAAAGGAATCGTATATATCATTACAAGAGGTATGCCTATCGTTGGTGTTCCGGATGACGCGCAGTTTATTGCCAATGGAGTTATCGGAGGGATCCTCCCGACGATCGTGATCATCATGCTGATCATCTGCGTTATCCTGACCGTCATGCTCAGACGCACGAAATTCGGCCGTCATATCTTTGCACTTGGCGGAAACAGAAACTGCGCGAAAATCGTAGGTATCAAGACAGAGAGAGTTGAGATGCTCGTCTATTGCCTGAGTGGTCTGCTGGCAGCTACCGCCGGTGTACTCATGACATGTAAGCTGGCCTCCTTCCAGGCAAGTATCGGCGCAAACTGGGTAATGCCTTCTGTTACGGCTTCCGTACTTGGCGGAACTTCCATGACCGGCGGTATCGGCGGCGTTGTGGGTACTGTGATCGGTGGTCTCTTAAGTGGTACGATCTCAACATCCATTACACTGCTGCGTGTATCTTCTTACTGGGAGACGGTAGTTACCGGCGGGGTCGTTCTCATAGCTGTCGTGATCGATGCTATGAAGGAAAATCCTGTAATGCGTGAAAAAATGGTGCGCATGTTTAAGAGAAAATAG
- a CDS encoding sugar phosphate isomerase/epimerase family protein, with translation MKLGLNLSFAVKRFMDPEKLAFMCKNDFGTDHVQFTWDLIDPWWPEELRDVLALRYRDAFAKAGVHIDATFGGLASYSYGHFLAPSKEQREAAFLFFKRAVDLTAVMGAKVMGTPVGGMSYDDALDPARREALYEEMLDYVRRLASYGKEKGIEEIHIEATPLITEFPHSPEASVKMMKDLEGTDIPVGLLVDWGHALFRPLLKEEADIELWFHTCAPYIGSIHLQQTDGQWDRHWDFTKEGIVTPELIKRATADAGLDDVMQYLEVVTIFEDEDDAVYDGMKKTMDYLHRELGC, from the coding sequence ATGAAACTGGGATTAAATCTGTCATTTGCCGTAAAGCGTTTTATGGATCCGGAAAAGCTGGCTTTCATGTGCAAAAATGACTTTGGCACGGATCACGTACAGTTTACATGGGACCTGATCGATCCGTGGTGGCCGGAAGAATTAAGAGACGTATTGGCGCTGCGCTACAGAGACGCATTTGCAAAAGCCGGCGTGCATATAGACGCCACGTTCGGCGGGCTGGCCTCTTATTCCTACGGGCATTTTCTCGCCCCGTCGAAGGAGCAGAGGGAGGCGGCGTTTCTCTTCTTCAAACGGGCCGTTGACCTGACGGCAGTCATGGGGGCAAAGGTGATGGGGACGCCGGTAGGCGGAATGTCATACGATGACGCGTTAGATCCTGCCAGGCGGGAAGCATTGTACGAAGAAATGCTCGATTATGTAAGACGCCTGGCCTCCTACGGGAAAGAGAAAGGGATAGAGGAGATACATATCGAGGCGACCCCTCTCATAACAGAATTTCCCCACAGCCCGGAGGCATCGGTCAAGATGATGAAGGATCTGGAAGGAACGGATATTCCGGTCGGGCTTCTGGTGGACTGGGGGCATGCGCTCTTTAGACCGCTGCTTAAAGAGGAGGCAGACATTGAGCTGTGGTTCCACACGTGCGCTCCTTACATCGGCTCCATCCATCTGCAGCAGACAGACGGTCAGTGGGACCGCCACTGGGACTTTACAAAAGAAGGGATCGTAACGCCGGAACTGATAAAACGCGCCACGGCAGACGCTGGGCTTGACGATGTCATGCAGTATCTGGAAGTTGTCACAATATTTGAAGACGAGGACGACGCGGTCTATGACGGCATGAAAAAGACGATGGACTACCTTCACAGAGAGCTTGGCTGTTAG
- a CDS encoding transketolase family protein translates to MAKTANKQVMCEVLMEAAKKDKDVVALCSDSRGSASFTPFASGLPDQFVETGIAEQNLVSISAGLAKCGKKPYAASPACFLSTRSYEQCKIDVAYSNTNVKLIGISGGVSYGALGMSHHSAQDIAAMAAVPNMRVYLPSDRLQTECLTRALLADDKPAYIRVGRNAVDDVYEEGNVPFEMDKATFVTEGSDVAVIACGEMVKPAADAAAKLKEEGISVTVVDMYCVKPLDKEAVVKAAQNAKAVVTVEEHAPYGGLGSMVSQVVGSECPKKVVNLSLPDAPVITGTSKEVFQYYGLDAEGIVKTIKEVL, encoded by the coding sequence ATGGCTAAGACGGCAAACAAACAGGTGATGTGTGAAGTCCTGATGGAGGCGGCAAAAAAAGATAAAGATGTGGTGGCGCTGTGCAGCGACTCCCGCGGGAGCGCGTCGTTCACCCCATTTGCCAGCGGGCTGCCGGACCAGTTCGTGGAGACGGGGATCGCGGAGCAGAACCTGGTGAGCATCTCCGCCGGCCTTGCAAAATGCGGGAAGAAGCCGTACGCGGCGTCCCCGGCCTGCTTCCTCTCCACGCGGAGCTATGAGCAGTGCAAGATAGATGTGGCGTACTCGAACACAAACGTAAAGCTCATCGGGATCAGCGGCGGCGTGAGCTACGGCGCGCTCGGGATGAGCCACCACTCGGCCCAGGACATCGCGGCCATGGCGGCGGTGCCGAACATGCGGGTGTACCTGCCGAGCGACCGTCTGCAGACGGAGTGCCTGACGAGAGCGCTGCTGGCGGATGACAAGCCGGCGTACATCCGGGTGGGCCGCAACGCGGTGGACGACGTGTACGAAGAAGGGAACGTGCCGTTTGAGATGGATAAAGCGACCTTCGTGACAGAAGGGAGCGACGTGGCGGTGATCGCCTGCGGAGAGATGGTGAAGCCGGCGGCGGACGCCGCGGCGAAGCTGAAAGAAGAAGGGATCAGCGTGACGGTGGTAGACATGTACTGCGTGAAACCACTCGATAAAGAAGCCGTCGTAAAGGCAGCTCAGAACGCCAAGGCAGTGGTGACGGTGGAAGAACACGCGCCGTACGGAGGACTGGGCTCCATGGTGAGCCAGGTAGTAGGGAGCGAATGCCCGAAGAAGGTCGTGAACCTGTCACTGCCGGACGCCCCGGTCATCACGGGAACGTCGAAGGAAGTGTTCCAGTATTACGGACTGGACGCAGAAGGAATTGTAAAGACAATAAAGGAAGTTTTGTAG
- a CDS encoding NAD(P)-dependent alcohol dehydrogenase produces the protein MEGKMKVCVLTGKQKLEWVERDIPQPGKGELQIKLEYVGVCGSDLHFYQEGQLANWTLDGPLALGHEPGGVVTGIGEGVEGFAVGDKVSIEPAVPCGQCEDCRKGNYNLCKNIKMLAIPGERDGVNAEYCTHDANMCYKLPDNMTTLEGAMIEPLAVGMHATELSDARIGETAIVLGSGCIGLCTVMSLKARGVSEIYVADVMDKRLEKALEVGATRVFNSTRESIEEFAKTLPGGGADQVYECAGNRITTLQSCRLIKRAGKVTLVGVSPEPVLELDVATLNAMEGVVYSVYRYRNLWPKAISAVSSGAIPVKDIVSHEFDFKDCIEAIDYSLNHKDEVIKAVVKFV, from the coding sequence ATGGAAGGAAAGATGAAAGTATGTGTTTTGACAGGGAAACAAAAGCTGGAATGGGTAGAACGCGATATACCGCAGCCGGGAAAAGGCGAGCTTCAGATCAAGCTTGAATATGTAGGGGTGTGCGGTTCGGACCTTCACTTCTATCAGGAGGGGCAGCTTGCGAACTGGACACTGGACGGCCCACTCGCGCTCGGACATGAGCCGGGCGGAGTAGTTACCGGAATCGGAGAAGGGGTGGAAGGATTTGCGGTCGGCGATAAAGTGTCCATCGAGCCTGCAGTGCCGTGCGGACAGTGTGAAGACTGCAGAAAAGGAAACTACAACCTGTGTAAAAATATCAAGATGCTTGCGATTCCGGGGGAAAGAGACGGAGTAAATGCAGAATACTGTACGCACGATGCGAACATGTGCTACAAGCTCCCTGACAATATGACGACGCTGGAGGGCGCTATGATAGAACCGCTGGCAGTAGGCATGCATGCGACGGAGCTGTCGGACGCAAGAATCGGTGAGACCGCCATCGTGCTCGGAAGCGGCTGTATCGGACTGTGTACAGTGATGAGTCTGAAAGCAAGAGGGGTCAGCGAGATCTATGTAGCTGATGTCATGGACAAACGGCTTGAAAAAGCGCTGGAAGTCGGAGCGACAAGAGTATTCAACAGCACGAGGGAAAGTATAGAAGAATTCGCCAAGACACTGCCGGGCGGCGGCGCAGACCAGGTATATGAGTGCGCGGGCAACCGCATTACAACGCTGCAGTCATGCAGACTGATCAAACGCGCCGGAAAGGTGACCCTCGTCGGGGTATCACCGGAGCCGGTTCTGGAACTGGATGTTGCGACACTGAACGCCATGGAAGGTGTGGTATACTCTGTGTACCGCTACAGAAATCTCTGGCCAAAAGCGATCTCAGCCGTTTCCTCAGGCGCGATCCCTGTAAAAGACATTGTTTCTCATGAATTTGACTTCAAAGACTGTATCGAAGCGATCGACTACAGCCTCAACCATAAGGATGAAGTAATAAAAGCAGTAGTCAAGTTTGTATAA
- a CDS encoding thiamine pyrophosphate-dependent dehydrogenase E1 component subunit alpha, producing MQKMPERERAVGMYRDMYLIRQYEETIYYLFLEGIMPGTIHQSHGQEACAVGMIYDLRKEDYILTTHRPAGHDLAKGVSLRSMMCEMFGKAEGCCKGKGGAMHTGDISVGAITANAIVGGNLPIAAGVALRCKLMKTDNVAVCFFGDGASNEGAFHEALNAAAVWKLPVVYVCENNLYSATTSIKMTCNLENVAADRGPAYGIPAEVVDGNDVLAVNEAAARAIERARKGEGPTILELKTYRIGGHSRNDACGYRPEDEEKEWFSRDPVQSFRKRLLEEEIISEEELIRIEEEIEAEIEAEVEYAKNSKDPDPESALRDVYWEGGNA from the coding sequence ATGCAGAAAATGCCTGAAAGAGAACGGGCGGTCGGAATGTACAGGGATATGTACCTTATCCGCCAGTACGAGGAAACTATTTATTATCTGTTTCTGGAAGGAATCATGCCGGGAACGATTCACCAGTCCCATGGCCAGGAAGCCTGCGCGGTGGGGATGATATATGATCTCAGGAAAGAGGATTACATATTGACGACTCACAGGCCGGCAGGCCATGATCTGGCAAAAGGAGTCAGCTTACGCTCCATGATGTGTGAGATGTTCGGCAAAGCGGAAGGATGCTGCAAAGGAAAAGGCGGCGCAATGCACACCGGAGATATTTCGGTCGGCGCCATCACGGCAAACGCCATCGTAGGCGGGAACCTGCCGATCGCCGCAGGCGTGGCGCTCCGGTGCAAGCTGATGAAGACAGACAATGTGGCGGTCTGCTTTTTCGGAGACGGGGCGAGCAATGAGGGCGCCTTTCACGAGGCGCTGAACGCGGCTGCGGTGTGGAAGCTTCCGGTCGTCTATGTGTGCGAAAATAATCTTTATTCTGCAACGACTTCCATCAAGATGACCTGTAATCTTGAGAACGTTGCTGCGGACAGAGGGCCGGCATACGGGATACCGGCGGAAGTCGTGGACGGCAATGATGTACTGGCTGTAAACGAGGCGGCCGCGCGGGCGATCGAACGCGCAAGAAAAGGGGAAGGCCCTACGATCCTGGAGCTTAAGACGTACCGCATCGGCGGACACTCGAGAAATGACGCCTGCGGTTACCGGCCGGAGGATGAGGAGAAAGAGTGGTTTTCCAGAGATCCGGTACAGTCATTCAGGAAGCGGCTGCTTGAGGAAGAGATCATCAGTGAAGAAGAACTGATCCGGATAGAAGAAGAGATAGAAGCAGAGATAGAAGCGGAAGTGGAATATGCAAAGAACAGCAAAGACCCGGACCCGGAATCTGCACTCCGGGACGTATACTGGGAAGGAGGAAATGCATAA
- a CDS encoding class II fructose-bisphosphate aldolase — translation MSRITVKELLGHALENKYAVGYFESWDLQSTLAMVRAAENVKSPVMIGVCGTYVGEAKRRYKESLAVYYAMLSKIAEEAKVPVALLLNESDDEAMVIEAAETGFDMVMFAPVFASDALPLQELTEIQKRIVEKAHAKGVAVEGEVGELPLFNSATGEIHEGEDTDPELCRSFVKETGIDAVAVAVGNCHLKEDGKVTINYDALRTLAKEIDIPLVLHGGTSIAHEDLSKAAAMGVAKVNFGTGMKRAAINAVKAYLAEHDVDHMDPNDVLGRGAGKDMIVKEQEAVIAYVEETIRALNGENKAF, via the coding sequence ATGAGCAGAATAACAGTGAAAGAGTTGCTTGGACACGCACTTGAAAATAAATACGCAGTCGGATATTTTGAGAGCTGGGACCTGCAGTCTACACTCGCGATGGTGAGGGCGGCGGAAAACGTAAAGTCACCGGTCATGATCGGCGTGTGCGGCACTTATGTCGGGGAGGCCAAGAGGCGTTACAAAGAAAGTCTTGCCGTGTATTATGCCATGCTGTCTAAAATAGCGGAGGAAGCGAAGGTTCCGGTAGCGCTGCTTTTGAATGAATCGGATGATGAAGCTATGGTCATCGAGGCGGCCGAGACAGGCTTTGACATGGTCATGTTCGCCCCTGTATTCGCCTCCGACGCACTTCCGCTTCAGGAACTCACAGAGATCCAGAAGCGGATCGTGGAGAAAGCGCACGCAAAAGGCGTGGCCGTGGAAGGGGAAGTCGGGGAGCTGCCGCTTTTCAACTCAGCGACAGGAGAGATTCACGAAGGAGAGGACACAGACCCTGAACTTTGCCGCAGCTTTGTGAAAGAGACAGGCATAGATGCCGTGGCTGTGGCCGTCGGCAACTGTCACCTGAAAGAAGACGGAAAAGTGACGATCAACTACGACGCCCTCCGGACACTTGCGAAAGAGATCGATATCCCGCTCGTACTGCACGGCGGCACGAGTATCGCTCACGAAGATCTGTCCAAAGCGGCGGCGATGGGCGTGGCAAAGGTGAACTTTGGCACGGGGATGAAACGGGCGGCCATTAACGCGGTGAAAGCCTATCTTGCAGAACATGATGTGGACCACATGGATCCGAATGACGTCCTCGGAAGAGGCGCCGGCAAGGATATGATCGTGAAAGAGCAGGAAGCGGTCATCGCGTATGTGGAAGAGACGATCCGCGCACTGAACGGAGAGAACAAAGCATTTTAA
- a CDS encoding histidine phosphatase family protein yields the protein MKTKVIMVRHGETEWNVLCKFLGSVDLPLNEKGRRQAGYAKEALKEEPIDVIYSSPMKRAYETGEIIRGDRALPVRTDDGLREICCGAWEGLDGNEVEEKYPGQIALWGSRPEEIRIEGGDTFQEVSERITDAFWRIVNENRGKTILITSHMICLTLLMMRFEERAVNELWEVKPIGNAALNIVEVSEDDKVEITAWSDDSFVPEEDRKGSALVAGRNYAEE from the coding sequence ATGAAGACAAAAGTTATTATGGTACGCCACGGTGAGACGGAGTGGAATGTACTTTGTAAATTTCTCGGAAGCGTAGACCTCCCGCTGAACGAAAAAGGCAGACGGCAGGCCGGGTACGCGAAGGAAGCGCTGAAGGAGGAACCTATCGATGTCATCTACTCAAGCCCTATGAAGCGGGCTTATGAGACGGGAGAGATCATCAGGGGAGACCGCGCCCTTCCTGTCCGGACCGACGACGGACTGCGGGAGATATGCTGCGGAGCGTGGGAAGGACTGGACGGCAATGAAGTGGAAGAAAAGTATCCCGGCCAGATAGCGCTCTGGGGGAGCCGGCCGGAAGAGATCAGGATCGAAGGCGGGGACACCTTTCAGGAAGTGTCGGAGCGGATCACGGATGCGTTCTGGAGAATTGTAAATGAGAACAGAGGAAAAACGATACTCATAACATCCCACATGATATGTCTGACACTTCTTATGATGCGGTTTGAAGAAAGAGCGGTCAACGAGCTGTGGGAGGTAAAACCGATAGGCAACGCGGCGCTCAATATCGTAGAGGTATCAGAAGATGACAAAGTTGAGATAACAGCCTGGAGCGACGACAGCTTTGTGCCGGAAGAGGACAGAAAGGGAAGCGCTCTTGTGGCAGGAAGAAACTACGCGGAAGAATAG
- a CDS encoding alpha-ketoacid dehydrogenase subunit beta encodes MAEMSIADALKQAIQEEMRRDNTVFCLGEDVDIKGGMGGAFTVTKGLLEEFGPERVINTPIAEILISGVCVGAGITGMRPVADLQYGDFLFCMMDQLVNQAAKMCYMSGGTVHVPMVMRAPCGATNRGAQHAQSLESYFTHVPGLKVICPSTPYDAKGLMKQAIRDDDPVLVFEHKLLYGGTRKEKDAIKTSGEVPEEDYTVEFGKAAVRREGSDVTIVANLLMSYRAQEAAKKLEAEGISCEVIDPRTLVPFDYETVTESLKKTGKLLIVHEDHQNNGWGAQVAAHVAEHNIFDLDAPVKIVAAYDTPVPFASPMENFVIPSTERIMDAARELAEF; translated from the coding sequence ATGGCTGAAATGTCCATAGCGGACGCCTTAAAACAGGCGATCCAGGAAGAGATGAGAAGAGACAACACCGTCTTCTGCCTTGGGGAAGACGTAGATATAAAAGGTGGAATGGGAGGGGCGTTCACGGTGACGAAGGGTCTTCTTGAGGAATTCGGGCCGGAACGGGTCATCAATACACCCATCGCCGAGATCCTCATATCAGGAGTGTGCGTCGGCGCCGGCATCACCGGTATGCGTCCGGTGGCAGACCTCCAGTACGGTGATTTCCTGTTCTGTATGATGGACCAGCTCGTGAATCAGGCGGCCAAAATGTGTTACATGTCCGGCGGGACCGTACATGTGCCGATGGTCATGAGGGCGCCCTGCGGAGCGACGAATCGAGGCGCGCAGCATGCCCAGAGTCTGGAGAGCTATTTTACACACGTGCCCGGACTTAAAGTGATCTGCCCGTCCACGCCGTATGACGCGAAGGGGTTGATGAAGCAGGCAATCCGGGACGATGATCCGGTGCTCGTATTTGAACACAAGCTGTTGTACGGAGGAACGAGAAAAGAAAAAGACGCCATCAAAACGTCCGGGGAAGTGCCGGAAGAGGACTACACGGTGGAATTTGGAAAGGCCGCCGTGCGGAGAGAAGGCAGCGACGTGACGATCGTTGCGAACCTTCTTATGAGCTACCGCGCGCAGGAGGCCGCAAAGAAGCTGGAGGCAGAAGGGATCAGCTGCGAAGTCATTGACCCGAGAACGCTTGTGCCGTTTGACTACGAGACAGTGACAGAGTCGCTCAAAAAGACGGGAAAGCTGCTTATCGTGCATGAAGATCATCAGAACAACGGATGGGGGGCGCAGGTTGCCGCACATGTTGCGGAGCACAATATATTTGACCTGGACGCACCTGTAAAGATCGTGGCGGCATATGACACCCCGGTACCGTTTGCGTCTCCGATGGAGAATTTTGTGATTCCAAGTACGGAGCGTATTATGGATGCGGCGCGGGAACTGGCAGAGTTTTAA